A portion of the Pedobacter cryoconitis genome contains these proteins:
- a CDS encoding ABC transporter ATP-binding protein, translating to MVLEIKNLTKKYNRHKTGLEDYSITLENGILGLLGPNGAGKSTLMKIISTISKPTQGTLFLDGVDIVKSPGHIRKILGYLPQDFGVYPNLNAYEFLSYIAAMKGVGGKGLNQRIELLLEGVNLMADAKRPIGTYSGGMKQRIGIAQALLNDPKVLIFDEPTVGLDPEERVRFRQLISDLADNCIIILSSHIVSDIETIADEVAVMQGGKLITKGSQPDIIKYAENKVFEVLIAPASLPAFKSKYRVIDTARQIDQVRVRYISDLNAIAPSSAPVKVGLEDAYLFLTQNNP from the coding sequence ATGGTACTGGAAATTAAAAATCTTACAAAGAAATACAACCGGCATAAAACTGGCCTGGAAGATTATTCAATTACGCTGGAAAATGGGATACTGGGTTTGCTTGGGCCAAACGGAGCAGGTAAATCTACGCTGATGAAAATTATCTCGACAATCAGTAAACCAACACAAGGGACTTTGTTTTTAGATGGTGTTGACATTGTGAAGAGTCCTGGTCATATCCGCAAAATTCTTGGTTATCTACCTCAGGATTTTGGAGTTTATCCAAATCTTAACGCTTATGAATTTCTAAGCTATATAGCTGCGATGAAAGGTGTTGGTGGAAAGGGTTTGAATCAGCGGATTGAACTATTACTTGAAGGTGTAAACCTGATGGCTGATGCAAAAAGACCTATTGGCACTTATTCTGGTGGGATGAAACAACGTATCGGTATTGCGCAGGCTTTATTGAATGATCCTAAAGTCCTGATCTTTGACGAGCCGACGGTGGGCCTTGATCCTGAAGAACGGGTTAGGTTCCGTCAGCTGATCTCTGATCTTGCAGATAATTGTATCATCATTCTTTCTTCACATATTGTTTCAGATATTGAAACGATTGCCGATGAAGTAGCTGTTATGCAAGGTGGAAAGTTAATTACGAAAGGCAGCCAGCCAGATATTATAAAATACGCAGAAAATAAGGTTTTTGAGGTTCTTATAGCTCCTGCATCACTTCCTGCATTTAAAAGTAAATATCGGGTAATTGATACAGCAAGGCAAATTGATCAGGTTCGCGTGCGTTACATTAGTGACCTGAA